Proteins encoded together in one Pirellulales bacterium window:
- a CDS encoding FliM/FliN family flagellar motor switch protein, with protein MGAETLSQAEVVSLLGTVEPTAGQAAGLARGGANASTRKERAVPYDFHLAQRIQPELLRLLESLHEAAARDFAIALSALARAAITVQVTGVKQTTYAQFLRSLENPTCFNLLKTEQLPARLALDISPAVIYPVLDRLLGGLHDNVQPPRRPLTEVERRLAARVSTLWLEAVGRAWERVMPVKFELVRVETDPRLAGVVPPSDLVVTIGFDLLLGDLRGPLTFCIPSLVADALHNRLRLSSDGQRSLTDSSQSPADTVELVVELASTKIPIKEFSELRVGDIITTGQDVLSPLVVCVDGAARFHARAGAYKGRRAICIEDRCEDGHAESLVEPPMANAQADR; from the coding sequence GTGGGTGCAGAAACACTCAGCCAGGCAGAAGTTGTCAGTCTACTGGGTACGGTCGAACCCACGGCCGGTCAGGCGGCCGGATTGGCTAGGGGTGGCGCGAACGCGTCCACTCGAAAAGAACGCGCCGTGCCTTACGATTTTCATCTTGCGCAGCGAATTCAGCCCGAACTGCTTCGCTTGCTGGAGTCACTTCACGAAGCCGCGGCGCGCGACTTTGCCATAGCACTGTCGGCGCTGGCACGAGCGGCAATCACGGTGCAAGTCACGGGCGTCAAGCAAACGACCTACGCCCAGTTCTTGCGCAGCCTGGAAAACCCTACGTGCTTCAATCTACTTAAGACCGAGCAGTTGCCGGCACGGCTGGCGCTGGATATCAGCCCGGCGGTCATCTACCCGGTCCTCGACCGATTGCTGGGAGGCCTTCACGACAACGTGCAGCCCCCGCGACGACCGCTCACCGAAGTTGAACGTCGCCTTGCGGCGCGTGTCAGTACGCTGTGGCTGGAGGCCGTGGGAAGGGCCTGGGAGCGTGTCATGCCGGTTAAGTTCGAGCTCGTGCGCGTCGAGACCGATCCGCGGCTGGCCGGCGTGGTCCCGCCGAGCGACTTAGTGGTGACAATCGGCTTCGACCTATTGCTCGGTGACCTACGCGGTCCCCTCACCTTCTGCATTCCTTCTCTTGTTGCCGATGCCTTGCACAACCGCCTACGTCTATCGAGCGACGGCCAGCGAAGTTTGACCGATAGTAGTCAATCTCCGGCCGATACTGTTGAACTCGTGGTCGAACTGGCCAGCACCAAGATCCCAATCAAGGAATTCTCCGAGTTGCGGGTGGGAGACATTATTACGACGGGCCAAGATGTCCTCAGTCCGCTCGTCGTTTGCGTCGACGGCGCGGCCCGGTTTCATGCACGGGCAGGCGCT